Below is a window of Streptomyces spongiicola DNA.
CGAGGCCAAGCGGTCCCGCGACCTCCTCGACTTCGGCGACCAGATCGCGCTCTCCGCGCGGCTCGCGCTCACCCGCCCGGAGGTCGGCCGCGTCCTGCGCGACGAGTTCCGGGTGGTTCTGCTGGACGAGTACCAGGACACTTCCGTGGCCCAGCGCCTGCTTCTCGCCGGTCTGTTCGGTCGGGGAGCGGCCCCGGGCGGCGCACCGGCCGAGGGCGCGGGCCATCCCGTGACGGCGGTGGGCGACCCCTGCCAGGCGATCTACGGGTGGCGCGGCGCGTCCGTCGCCAACCTCGACGACTTCCCCCGGCACTTCCCCCGCGCCGACGGCCGCCCGGCCACGCGCTTCACCCTGAGCGAGAACCGCCGCAGCGGCGGGCGCCTCCTCGACCTCGCCAACGGCCTGGCCGAGCCGCTGCGCGCGCGCCACGAGGGCGTCGAGGCGCTCCGCCCCGCGCCCGGCGCGGAGCGGGACGGAGCGGTGCGGCTCGCGCTGCTGCCGACCCACGCGGAGGAGATCGCGTGGCTCGCGGACTCGATCGCCCATCTCGTCCGTACGGGCAAGGAGCCCGGCGAGATCGCGGTGCTCTGCCGCACCGCCGGCGATTTCGCGGCGATCCAGGGCGCGCTCGTCGTCCGGGACGTCCCCGTGGAGGTCGTCGGACTCTCCGGGCTGCTGCACCTGCCGGAGGTCGCCGACCTGGTCGCGGTCTGCGAGGTGCTCCAGGATCCGGGTGCGAACGCCTCGCTGGTCCGCCTCCTCACCGGACCGCGCTGGCGCATCGGGGCACGCGACCTGGCCCTGCTCGGCCGCCGGGCGCGCCTGCTGGTCCACCGCCCCGACGACGGGGAGGCGGATGCCGACCAGCGGCTCGCCGCGGCCGTCGAGGGCACCGACCCGGCCGAGGTCGTCTCCCTCGCCGACGCCCTCGACACGTTCCTGGAGCAGACCGGACCGGACGACGGACTGCCGTTCTCCGCCGACGCCCGGGTCCGCTTCGCCCGTCTCGCCACCGAGCTGCGCGACCTGCGGCGCTCCCTCGCCGATCCGCTCATGGACGTCCTCCACCGCGTCCTCGCCACCACCGGACTCGACGTGGAGCTCTCCGCCTCGCCGCACGCCCTCGCCGCCCGCCGCCGCGAGACCCTCGCCGGCTTCCTCGACGTCGCCGCGTCCTTCGCCTCCCTCGACGGCGAGGCGACACTGCTGGCCTTCCTCGGTTTCCTGCGGACGGCCGAGCAGTACGAGAAGGGTCTCGACAACGCGCTGCCAGGCGGCGAGAACACCGTGAAGGTGCTCACCGCCCACAAGTCCAAGGGGCTGGAGTGGGACGTCGTCGCAGTGCCCGGTCTGGTCGCCGACCAGTTCCCCAGCACCCGCCCCCGCGAGTCCTGGACCTCACAGGCCAAGGTGCTTCCGCACGTACTGCGGGGCGACGCCGCCACGCTGCCCGGCATCACCTCCTTGGACGCGAAGGGCCTCAAGGCATTCAAGGAGGAGATGAAGGCGCATCAGCACACGGAGGAGCTCCGGCTGGGCTACGTGACGTTCACCCGGCCCCGCTCACTGCTCCTCGGCTCTGCGCACTGGTGGGGCCCCACCCAGAAGCGCCGCCGCGGCCCGTCGGAGTTCCTGGAGGCGTTGTACGGCCACTGCATCGCGGGCTTCGGGGAGATCGAGGCATGGGCCGACGAACCGGAGGAGGGCGCCGAGAACCCGGTGCTGCACGCCGCGAAGGCGGAGCAGGCGTGGCCGCTTCCGCTGGATCCCGTGGCGACCGCGCGCCGGCGGGAGGCCGCGCAAACGGTCCTGGCCCACCTTGCGTCGATGACCGGCGCCGGAGCCGTGGCGGTGCCGGGCTGGTCCGGCGCCGCGCCCGGCGGCGCCTTTCCGGCCCGGCCCCACGACCGTGAAGGGGTCCCCATCGGCGGATCCGCGCCGGGCGGCCCCCGCCGGGAGACACCTTCCGGCGACGACCTCTGGCCCGGGGAACTCACGGAGCCCGGCGGTGAACCGTGGCCGGAGGACCTCTGGCCGGAGGACGACTGGCCTGAAGACGACCGGCCCGAGGACGACTGGCCGGAGGACGACCGGCCCGAGGACGGCCGGCCGGGCGGGAGTCACGCGCCCGCCGGCAGCGCGACAGCAGACCCGGAAAGGCCGACGGGCCCCCGGCCCCCGCGCCTACCGTCCGCTGACGCCGCTGACGCCGCTGACGCCGCTGACGCCGCTGACGCCGCTGACGCCGGAGCCGCCGACGGGCCCCCGGTCTCCGAGCCCGGCCGCCCGGGGCATGTCGCGAACGTCCCTCCCGGCCCGCGACGCCTGTCACGCTCGCTCGCCGCGTTGTCGGAGCCGTCCGAGTCCGTCCCGCACGAGGATGATCCTCCGGATCCTCCGCCTTGCGATCGCACGCACCCGACGCCGCAGTCCCCGCCCTGCGGTCGGACGGAGCTACCGTCGCGACACGACCCGGCGCCCCGGGAAACCACGGCCGCCGGTGCCGCGTACGACGGGGAGGTTCCCGTCCCGGACACCTCCGCTCCGGTCCGCCGACGGCTGCCCGCACAGCGCGCCGAGCCCCTCACTCCCGAGGACGCCCGGGCCGTCGCCTCCTGGGACCGCGACCTCGAAGCCCTCACCGGTGAACTCCGCCGCGCCCGCGGATCCGTGCGGGAGGTTTCCCTGCCGGCCTCGCTGTCGGCGTCCCAGCTGCTGCGGCTCGCCGCCGACCCGGACGGCTTCGCGCGGGAGCTGGCGCGCCCGATGCCCCGTCCGCCCCAGCGCGCGGCGCGCCGGGGCACCCGCTTCCACGCCTGGGTGGAATCCCGCTTCGAGGAACTGCCGCTGCCCATGCTGGGGCCGGACGAACTGCCGGGGGGCGACCCCGACGAGGCCGGTATCGAGGACGAGCGCGAGCTTGCCGCGCTCAAGGAGGCGTTCGAGCGCACGCCGTACGCCCGCCGTGTCCCGTACCGGCTGGAGGCTCCCGTCCAGGTCACCCTGGCGGGCAGGGTCATCAGGGGCCGGATCGACGCCGTCTACCGCGACGGTGCGACGGGCGCCTTCGAGATCGTGGACTGGAAGACCGGCCGCGGCCGGGACGCCGATCCGCTGCAACTCGCCGTCTACCGTCTCGCCTGGGCCGAGCAGCACGGCCTCCCGCCCGAGTCGGTCGCCGCGGTGTTCGTCCATGTGCGCACCGGAGAGATCGTCCGCCCCGGCGGACTGCCCGGCAGGGCGGGCCTGGAGCGGATCCTCCTGGACGACCGGCCGCCGCGCGGCGGCCCGGGGCCCGATGACGGCGGGGCCGGTCCCCCGGGGTCCCGCGGCCCGGGTCCGACGACGGTGCACGGGCTCGACGACGGTGCACGGGCTCGATGACGGTGCACGGGTCCGTCGGGGGTGCCCGGGTCCGCTGAGGCAGCCCGAGGCCCGAAGCCCGAGGCCCGGCGCCCGGCCCGGTTACGGGGCCGACCACGGATGGCCGACGGCCCGGCGGCGCCGTCCGCCCTCTGTCCGGCCCCCGTCCTGTGCCGTCCTGCGCCACCCGGTCCCGGCCCGGCCCGGCCCGTTTCCGCCCGGCCCGTCCCCGACCGGGCGGTCGGCGGGACCGCTCCCGGGGCCGGATAGGCTCAAGGCCATGAGCGACACCCCGGACAACGCCGTCCGTACGTACATAGCGGAGCACCGCGCGGCCTTCCTCGGCGACCTCGCCGAGTGGCTCCGCATCCCGTCCGTCTCCGCGCAGCCGGAGCACGACGGGGACGTACGGCGCAGCGCGCGGTGGCTGGCGGCGAAGCTCCGGGACACCGGCTTCCCGACCGCCGAGGTCTGGGAGGTCCCCCCGGCCCTGCCGGGTGCCGCACAGGGAGCCCCGGCCGTCTTCGCCGAGTGGCCGTCCGGCGACCCGGACGCTCCCACGGTGCTCGTCTACGGCCACCACGACGTGCAGCCCGCATCCCGGGAGGACGGCTGGGACACCGACCCCTTCGAGCCGGTCGTGAGAAACGGGCGGATGTACGGCCGAGGCGCCGCCGACGACAAGGGCCAGGTCCTCTTCCACACCCTCGGAGTGCGCGCCCACCTGGCCGTCACCGGCCGCACCAGCCCGGCGGTGAACCTCAAGCTCCTCGTCGAGGGCGAGGAGGAGTCCGGCTCACCGCACTTCCGTGCCCTGGTCGAGCAGCGCCGGGACCGGCTCGCCGCCGATGCCGTGGTCGTCTCCGACACGGGAATGTGGTCGGAGACGACCCCCACCGTGTGCACCGGAATGCGCGGTCTCGCCGACTGCGAGATCGCCCTGTACGGACCTGACCAGGACATCCACTCCGGTTCCTTCGGCGGTGCCGTGCCCAACCCGGCCACCGTCGCCGCCCGGCTCGTCGCGGCGCTGCACGACGAGAACGAGCGGGTGGCGGTCCCCGGGTTCTACGACGGTGTCCGCGAGCTGACCGCGACCGAGCGCGAACTCCTCGCCGAGTTGCCGTTCGACGAGTCCGGGTGGCTGCGCACGGCAAGGTCGTACGGGACGCTCGGCGAGGCGGGCCATACCACCCTGGAGCGTGTCTGGGCCCGCCCGACCGCCGAGGTCAACGGCATGGGCGGCGGCTACCAGGGGCCGGGAGGCAAGACGATCATTCCGGCCTCGGCCCGGCTGAAGCTCTCCTTCCGGCTGGTCGCCGGCCAGGATCCGGACCGGGTGGAGGACGCGGTGCGCGCCTGGGTCGCGTCCAGGATGCCCTCGGGTATCCGCCACGAGATCGCCTTCGGCGCGGCGACCCGGCCCTGCCTGACGCCCCTGGACCATCCCGCCCTGCGGTCGCTCGCCCGGTCGATGAGCCGTGCCTTCGACGGGCAGAAGGTCCGCTTCACGCGTGAGGGCGGGTCGGGGCCCGCCGCAGACCTCCAGGACGTGCTCGGCGCCGCGGTCCTGTTCCTCGGCGTTTCCGTGCCGTCCGACGGTTGGCACGCGCCCAACGAGAAGGTCGAGCTGGCCCTGCTGCTGAAGGGCGCCGAAGCCGCCGCGTACCTGTGGGGCGACCTGCCCGGCGCCCTTCGCTGACAGTCAACCGGTTCATGCGCAGAGAACCGGTCATGCGCAGAGAACCGGCCGAGAACCGGTCAATCCGGGGGAGTGGGAAGCACCTGTGAGCACCTTCGACCATGTCGCCGACGGCCGTCCCATCGGCCTCACCGCACCCAGTGGCATCGACCGCGCCGCGCACCACCGACTCGACGAGGCCTGGCTGGCGGCGGCGTGGAGCCATCCGACGACACGGGTGTTCGTCGTCTGCGGCGGGCAGGTGCTGGTGGACGACACTCCCGACGGCCGTACCGAGCTGGTCACCACCCCGGCCTTCGAGGCACCCCCCACCGAGACCCACCGGTACTTCCTCGGCACCGACGAGGACGGTGTCAGCTACTTCGCGCTGCAGAAGGACTCGCTGCCCGGTCGTATGGACCAGTCCGCCCGCCCCGCGGGGCTGCGCGAGGCCGGTCTGCTGCTGCCCCCCAGGGACGCGGGACTGATGGTCCACGCGGTGGCCCTGGAGAACTGGCAGCGGCTCCACCGTTTCTGCTCCCGCTGCGGCGAGCGGACCGTCATCGCGGCCGCCGGGCACATCCGCCGCTGCCCGGCCTGCGGCGCCGAGCACTACCCGCGCACGGACCCCGCCGTGATCATGCTCGTCACGGACGAGGAGGACCGGGCGCTGCTCGGCCGGCAGGTCCACTGGCCGGAGGGCCGCTTCTCCACGCTCGCGGGCTTCGTCGAGCCCGGTGAGTCGATCGAGCAGTCGGTGATCCGGGAGGTGTACGAGGAGGCCGGCGTCACGGTCGGCGAGGTCGAGTACGTCGCGAGCCAGCCGTGGCCCTTCCCGTACAGCCTGATGCTCGGTTTCACGGCCCGGGCCACCTCGTCCGAGGTCTCGGTGGACGGCGAGGAGATCCAGGAGGCCCGCTGGTTCTCCCGGGAGGACCTGCGGGCGGCCTTCGAGTCGGGGGAGGTCCTCCCTCCGTACGGGATCTCGATCGCCTCCCGGCTGATAGAACTCTGGTACGGCAAGCCGCTGCCGAAACCGGGTACCCCCGCCTGACTCCGTGCGCGTTCGGCCGTGCGCGTTCGGCCGTGCGCTCTGAGGCCGCGCCCCGGGCCCGGCCTCCCGCCCGGGCCGATCGCCTCCGTACCCCGGCGGCGGGGGCGTCCGTCCGGCGGAGAGGCTCCGGCACGGCGACGCCCCCTCCGGTCCGTGCCCGAGGGGGCGTGACGGGTGCGGGCCGGTGCGTCAGATCGCGAGGGCCTGCTTCACCTGGGCCAGGCTGGGGTTCGTCATGACGATGTTCTCCCCGCCGTTCGGCGGCACCACGAGGACGGTCGGGACGGTCTGGTTGCCGTTGTTCGCCTTCTCGACGAACGCGGCCGACTGCGGGTCCTCCTCGATGTTGATCTCGACGTACGAGATCCCCTCGCGGTCCAGCTGGCTCTTCAGCCGCCGGCAGTAGCCGCACCAGGTGGTGCTGTACATCGTCAGAGTGCCCTGCATGTCTCTCTCCCGCTTCTCTGGGCCGGTGGGGGTGGGTGTCCCACAGGGTTTCCGGGTGGTGAACGTACGCGGCCGCGCCGCCATTCCCCATACGGGCACCCCGGGTGCTTCCGTGCCGGTCCCAGGGGTGCTCCTGTACCGCTGGGACCGCTGGGACCGCTGGGACCTCCGGGGCCTCCGGAACCGCTGCCACACCTCTGCCACCGGTACGACCAATGCCCTGCCGCTGTGGACAACCGTCCCGGTGATCTCGCGGTACCTGGCAGCATGGCGGGGTGACAGCAGCAACGCACTCCTCTCTCTTCCCTCCGGTCCCCGAGTCCGCGGACGCGGTGCTGGACGGGCTCGACCCCGAGCAGCGGGCGGTCGCGACGGCCCTGACCGGCCCGGTGTGCGTCCTGGCCGGCGCCGGCACGGGCAAGACACGGGCGATCACGCATCGCATCGCCTACGGGGTGCGGGCCGGGATACTCCAGCCGGCGAGTGTGCTGGCCGTCACCTTCACCAACCGTGCGGCGGGGGAGATGCGCGGCCGGCTGCGGCAGCTCGGCGCAGGGGGAGTACAGGCCCGCACCTTCCACTCGGCGGCGCTGCGGCAGCTCCAGTACTTCTGGCCGAAAGCCGTCGGCGGGGAGGTGCCGAGGCTGCTGGAGCGCAAGATCCAGCTCGTCGCCGAGGCGGCCGCTCGCTGCCGTGTCAGGCTCGACCGCAATGAGCTGAGGGACGTGACCAGCGAGATCGAGTGGGCCAAGGTCACCCAGACCGTCCCCGCCGACTATCCGGCCGCCGTCGCCAAGTCCCTCAGGGACGCCCCGAGGGACCCTGCGGAGATCGGCCAGATCTATGCGCTGTACGAGCAGCTGAAGCGCGACCGCTCGGTGATCGACTTCGAGGACGTGCTGCTGCTCACGGTCGGCATCCTCCAGGACCGGCACGATGTCGCCGACCAGATCCGCCGTCAGTACCAGCACTTCGTGGTGGACGAGTACCAGGACGTGTCGCCGCTCCAGCAGCGGCTGCTGGAGCTGTGGCTCGGCGACCGGGAGAGCCTGTGCGTCGTGGGGGACGCCAGCCAGACGAT
It encodes the following:
- a CDS encoding UvrD-helicase domain-containing protein, whose protein sequence is MTAGRYAAALPPCRPAVPPCPRGPRRRPAVRRLALPPSAGHAALRSRIGYVTQAPSVYDDLTVRQNLAYFAAVLDPGRAAAERRRHQVSQALADVDLTAHAGALAGRLSGGQRSRVSLAVALLGTPDLLVVCDATARTSSCWPARTPSGPARGPGSARPPRPARPVGHRWAVLSVVAASLSEVSARITDPEQLKELLGVPFTPEQTACITAPPAPQVIVAGAGSGKTTVMAARVVWLVGTGQVEPEQVLGLTFTNKAAAELAERVRTALVRAGITDPDVIDPDAPPGEPSISTYHAFAGRLLTDHGLRLGLEPTSRLLADATRYQLAAHVLREAPGPYPALTKSFPSLVGDLLALEAELAEHLVAPEDLRAHDSALLRELEGVVLGNADLRKVPEAAAARRELLDLVVRYREAKRSRDLLDFGDQIALSARLALTRPEVGRVLRDEFRVVLLDEYQDTSVAQRLLLAGLFGRGAAPGGAPAEGAGHPVTAVGDPCQAIYGWRGASVANLDDFPRHFPRADGRPATRFTLSENRRSGGRLLDLANGLAEPLRARHEGVEALRPAPGAERDGAVRLALLPTHAEEIAWLADSIAHLVRTGKEPGEIAVLCRTAGDFAAIQGALVVRDVPVEVVGLSGLLHLPEVADLVAVCEVLQDPGANASLVRLLTGPRWRIGARDLALLGRRARLLVHRPDDGEADADQRLAAAVEGTDPAEVVSLADALDTFLEQTGPDDGLPFSADARVRFARLATELRDLRRSLADPLMDVLHRVLATTGLDVELSASPHALAARRRETLAGFLDVAASFASLDGEATLLAFLGFLRTAEQYEKGLDNALPGGENTVKVLTAHKSKGLEWDVVAVPGLVADQFPSTRPRESWTSQAKVLPHVLRGDAATLPGITSLDAKGLKAFKEEMKAHQHTEELRLGYVTFTRPRSLLLGSAHWWGPTQKRRRGPSEFLEALYGHCIAGFGEIEAWADEPEEGAENPVLHAAKAEQAWPLPLDPVATARRREAAQTVLAHLASMTGAGAVAVPGWSGAAPGGAFPARPHDREGVPIGGSAPGGPRRETPSGDDLWPGELTEPGGEPWPEDLWPEDDWPEDDRPEDDWPEDDRPEDGRPGGSHAPAGSATADPERPTGPRPPRLPSADAADAADAADAADAADAGAADGPPVSEPGRPGHVANVPPGPRRLSRSLAALSEPSESVPHEDDPPDPPPCDRTHPTPQSPPCGRTELPSRHDPAPRETTAAGAAYDGEVPVPDTSAPVRRRLPAQRAEPLTPEDARAVASWDRDLEALTGELRRARGSVREVSLPASLSASQLLRLAADPDGFARELARPMPRPPQRAARRGTRFHAWVESRFEELPLPMLGPDELPGGDPDEAGIEDERELAALKEAFERTPYARRVPYRLEAPVQVTLAGRVIRGRIDAVYRDGATGAFEIVDWKTGRGRDADPLQLAVYRLAWAEQHGLPPESVAAVFVHVRTGEIVRPGGLPGRAGLERILLDDRPPRGGPGPDDGGAGPPGSRGPGPTTVHGLDDGARAR
- a CDS encoding dipeptidase; translated protein: MSDTPDNAVRTYIAEHRAAFLGDLAEWLRIPSVSAQPEHDGDVRRSARWLAAKLRDTGFPTAEVWEVPPALPGAAQGAPAVFAEWPSGDPDAPTVLVYGHHDVQPASREDGWDTDPFEPVVRNGRMYGRGAADDKGQVLFHTLGVRAHLAVTGRTSPAVNLKLLVEGEEESGSPHFRALVEQRRDRLAADAVVVSDTGMWSETTPTVCTGMRGLADCEIALYGPDQDIHSGSFGGAVPNPATVAARLVAALHDENERVAVPGFYDGVRELTATERELLAELPFDESGWLRTARSYGTLGEAGHTTLERVWARPTAEVNGMGGGYQGPGGKTIIPASARLKLSFRLVAGQDPDRVEDAVRAWVASRMPSGIRHEIAFGAATRPCLTPLDHPALRSLARSMSRAFDGQKVRFTREGGSGPAADLQDVLGAAVLFLGVSVPSDGWHAPNEKVELALLLKGAEAAAYLWGDLPGALR
- the nudC gene encoding NAD(+) diphosphatase, with protein sequence MSTFDHVADGRPIGLTAPSGIDRAAHHRLDEAWLAAAWSHPTTRVFVVCGGQVLVDDTPDGRTELVTTPAFEAPPTETHRYFLGTDEDGVSYFALQKDSLPGRMDQSARPAGLREAGLLLPPRDAGLMVHAVALENWQRLHRFCSRCGERTVIAAAGHIRRCPACGAEHYPRTDPAVIMLVTDEEDRALLGRQVHWPEGRFSTLAGFVEPGESIEQSVIREVYEEAGVTVGEVEYVASQPWPFPYSLMLGFTARATSSEVSVDGEEIQEARWFSREDLRAAFESGEVLPPYGISIASRLIELWYGKPLPKPGTPA
- a CDS encoding mycoredoxin; this translates as MQGTLTMYSTTWCGYCRRLKSQLDREGISYVEINIEEDPQSAAFVEKANNGNQTVPTVLVVPPNGGENIVMTNPSLAQVKQALAI